From a single Maritimibacter sp. DP1N21-5 genomic region:
- a CDS encoding O-antigen ligase, producing MRRTGAYGYGPYGRSPLDRADPAQVAPLRPSRLACWAARFPGLPTTRSDLPATVFALLGLLFYSGSLVAPLTPEGAQSSPMVQFLGLAFGLVAGVDVALRNGALTRLAPYYWPVLIPVGFVIASLLWSVEPMLSARRALGLICATAFGFWMVERFMRQSVFAVIAGAIILIVAANVIFALAVPSLGIHPALTDLGEPNPHVGAWRGLFDHKNDFGRMMALCVMVLWIAFSTRRSWRPVVGIALLLGYGGVLGSTSGQAAFLSVTVPLLVYTLARLRPLAPSTRAMVIVLAVPALITTYVFSQIVVTFVLGLLGKDPSLTGRTDIWLGTLQAIKGNMALGGGFGAGWGMVGERLFILTGIDVGHAHNGYLDLVTDLGIVGLVLMVAFYVGIFIVATRVFFDDRASETALLAIGISAFALIGNWVASFLILHNSLYWVLPVVAVMSLRRAQRPHLALRPLASASTTSAPLWTVAHHSYAQRPTIRHFPASPSRKRLS from the coding sequence ATGAGGCGGACAGGCGCATATGGCTATGGTCCTTACGGCCGGTCGCCCCTCGACCGGGCCGACCCGGCCCAGGTCGCGCCGCTCAGGCCCTCGCGTCTCGCCTGCTGGGCCGCGCGATTTCCCGGCCTTCCCACGACCCGATCCGATCTGCCCGCCACGGTCTTCGCGTTGCTGGGGCTCCTCTTTTATTCAGGTTCCCTCGTCGCGCCGCTGACACCGGAGGGCGCGCAATCCTCGCCGATGGTCCAGTTCCTCGGCCTTGCCTTCGGCCTTGTCGCGGGGGTCGATGTCGCGCTCAGGAACGGCGCCCTCACGCGGCTCGCGCCCTATTACTGGCCGGTGCTCATCCCGGTGGGCTTCGTCATCGCCTCGCTCCTGTGGTCGGTGGAGCCGATGCTGTCGGCACGGCGCGCCCTTGGCCTGATCTGCGCCACCGCCTTCGGATTCTGGATGGTCGAGCGGTTCATGCGGCAGAGCGTCTTCGCCGTAATCGCAGGGGCCATCATCCTAATCGTCGCGGCCAATGTCATCTTTGCCCTCGCCGTGCCCTCCCTTGGCATCCACCCTGCCCTCACCGATCTGGGCGAGCCGAACCCTCATGTCGGCGCCTGGCGCGGGCTCTTCGATCACAAAAACGACTTCGGGCGCATGATGGCGCTCTGCGTGATGGTGCTCTGGATCGCCTTTTCGACACGCCGCAGCTGGCGCCCTGTCGTCGGCATTGCGCTGTTGCTGGGTTATGGCGGTGTCCTTGGATCGACCTCGGGTCAGGCGGCCTTTCTGTCGGTCACGGTGCCCCTTCTGGTCTACACCCTCGCCCGCCTGCGCCCACTCGCACCCTCGACGCGCGCCATGGTCATCGTCCTCGCCGTGCCTGCCCTCATCACGACCTATGTCTTTTCCCAGATCGTGGTGACATTCGTGCTCGGGCTTCTGGGCAAGGACCCCTCCCTGACCGGGCGCACCGACATCTGGCTTGGCACGCTTCAGGCGATCAAGGGCAACATGGCGCTTGGCGGCGGTTTCGGGGCCGGCTGGGGGATGGTGGGAGAACGTCTGTTCATCCTGACCGGCATCGACGTGGGACACGCGCACAATGGCTATCTCGACCTCGTTACCGATCTCGGCATCGTCGGACTGGTCCTCATGGTCGCGTTTTATGTGGGCATCTTCATCGTGGCGACGCGCGTCTTCTTCGACGATCGCGCATCAGAGACCGCGCTTCTGGCCATCGGGATCAGCGCCTTCGCCCTGATCGGCAACTGGGTCGCCTCCTTCCTGATCCTGCACAACTCGCTCTATTGGGTTCTTCCCGTCGTGGCGGTGATGAGCCTGCGCCGCGCGCAAAGACCGCATCTCGCCCTGCGTCCCCTCGCCTCGGCATCCACGACGTCGGCGCCCCTGTGGACCGTGGCACACCACAGCTACGCCCAACGTCCGACCATTCGCCATTTCCCTGCAAGCCCGAGCCGAAAGCGTTTGTCATGA
- a CDS encoding glycosyltransferase family 4 protein: MVAVVGLRGIPDISGGIETHCEYLLPKIADAARGEQFVVVGRRPSMGTLTLRRRGNLTVVPLFAMKNRYLEAISNTFVGVLAARLRYRAKIVHLHAVGPALMAPLARLLGAKVVFTHHGDDYRRAKWNRFAQAVLKTGERVGVLASNEVIAVSSSLAERLKADYPGKASSIHYIPNGADHILDETRHETRPVDDWLADHGLVGQQYIVSVGRLVPEKGFADLIRAYAMARPSSKLVIVGGPSGSNHDKEIFDLIRSEGVTENVVLTGAIPREGVAALLSKASLFVLASHHEGLPIAALEASAMGAPILLSDIRPNLDLGLPAHHYVPVGNPAAFAARLTGPWDDLRAQTLIERFNWTRIAEETALVYRRLAE, encoded by the coding sequence ATGGTCGCCGTCGTCGGCTTGCGGGGCATCCCGGATATATCCGGCGGGATCGAAACCCATTGCGAATACCTGTTGCCCAAGATCGCGGATGCGGCGCGTGGCGAGCAGTTCGTCGTCGTGGGACGTCGGCCGTCCATGGGGACGCTGACGCTCAGACGACGGGGAAACCTGACGGTGGTGCCGCTCTTCGCCATGAAGAACCGCTACCTTGAAGCGATTTCGAACACCTTTGTTGGCGTGCTGGCCGCGAGGCTTCGATACCGGGCGAAAATCGTTCATCTGCACGCCGTCGGACCGGCGCTCATGGCACCACTGGCGCGGCTCCTCGGAGCGAAGGTCGTCTTCACCCATCACGGCGACGACTACCGGCGCGCGAAATGGAACCGATTTGCGCAAGCCGTGCTCAAGACCGGGGAAAGGGTCGGCGTGCTCGCCTCGAACGAGGTCATCGCGGTGTCCTCCTCGCTGGCGGAGCGTCTGAAGGCGGATTATCCAGGCAAGGCTTCGTCGATCCATTATATTCCAAACGGGGCGGATCATATATTGGACGAGACCCGACATGAAACTCGACCCGTCGACGACTGGCTCGCGGATCACGGGCTCGTTGGGCAGCAGTATATCGTGTCGGTCGGTCGGCTGGTGCCGGAAAAAGGCTTTGCGGACCTGATCCGCGCTTACGCGATGGCGCGCCCTTCGTCGAAACTCGTCATTGTTGGCGGCCCCAGCGGGTCGAACCATGACAAGGAAATTTTCGACCTTATCCGGTCGGAAGGCGTCACCGAGAATGTAGTCCTGACAGGTGCGATCCCCCGCGAGGGCGTGGCGGCGCTTTTGTCCAAGGCATCGCTCTTCGTGCTGGCCTCGCATCACGAAGGCCTGCCCATCGCAGCGCTCGAAGCGAGCGCGATGGGAGCGCCGATCCTTCTGTCCGACATTCGGCCCAATCTCGATCTCGGGTTGCCAGCGCATCACTACGTGCCAGTTGGCAATCCAGCGGCGTTTGCGGCGCGACTGACGGGGCCTTGGGACGACCTGCGCGCGCAGACGCTGATCGAGCGGTTCAACTGGACGCGGATCGCCGAGGAGACGGCCCTCGTCTATCGCCGGCTGGCGGAGTGA
- a CDS encoding glycosyltransferase, whose protein sequence is MTDRRLDLMLYVATLEGGGAERVFVRLANHYAAEGRRVALLVNRPDGPIARLVSPDVRVIAAGGRNAVRSVPRLVGILKREGPRAVICGLTTANLAMVMATKIVELTTGTRPRLMVCERNEFTTASRRLHPAKRWVFTAMVRALYPLADKVSGNATGVVEDISRVARLAPDAVCVIPNPAPELSDIQDARASAPPHPWLSDNRPVAIAMGRLVPQKDYPTMLRALAGADEALRLIVLGTGPDKDKLEALAGSLGLADRVDFVGFQFNRFDYLAQGDLFVLSSVTEGFPNALIEAISFGLPCVSTDCAGGGPRDILASTFPQALSPVGDSAAMARAMNDALRQPPTPEVIAALASSYSVARIADQFVAEVMA, encoded by the coding sequence ATGACCGACAGACGACTGGATCTCATGCTCTATGTGGCGACGCTGGAAGGCGGCGGGGCCGAGCGCGTGTTCGTCCGGCTGGCGAACCACTATGCCGCCGAGGGACGCCGCGTCGCGCTGCTGGTCAACCGGCCCGATGGTCCGATCGCCAGGCTCGTTTCCCCTGATGTCCGGGTCATCGCCGCCGGCGGGCGCAACGCGGTGCGCAGCGTGCCCAGGCTCGTCGGCATCCTGAAGCGCGAAGGCCCGCGCGCCGTGATCTGCGGACTGACGACCGCGAACCTCGCGATGGTCATGGCGACGAAGATCGTCGAACTCACCACCGGCACGCGCCCGCGCCTCATGGTCTGTGAACGCAACGAATTCACTACGGCGTCCCGTCGGCTGCATCCTGCGAAACGCTGGGTCTTCACCGCCATGGTGCGCGCGCTCTATCCTCTGGCAGACAAGGTTTCGGGGAATGCGACCGGGGTGGTCGAGGATATCTCCCGCGTGGCACGGCTCGCGCCGGATGCGGTCTGCGTCATCCCCAATCCCGCGCCGGAGCTGTCCGATATTCAGGACGCCCGCGCCAGCGCCCCGCCGCATCCCTGGCTCAGCGACAATCGCCCCGTGGCCATCGCCATGGGACGGCTCGTGCCGCAAAAAGACTATCCCACGATGCTCCGGGCACTCGCGGGGGCCGACGAGGCGCTCCGGCTCATCGTGCTCGGGACCGGGCCTGACAAGGACAAGCTCGAAGCGCTGGCCGGGAGCCTTGGCCTCGCGGACCGGGTCGATTTCGTCGGTTTTCAGTTCAATCGGTTCGACTATCTCGCCCAAGGCGATCTCTTCGTTCTGTCGTCCGTCACCGAGGGCTTTCCCAATGCGCTGATCGAGGCCATTTCCTTTGGCCTGCCCTGTGTGAGCACCGACTGTGCCGGTGGCGGCCCGCGCGACATACTCGCCTCCACCTTCCCACAGGCCCTGAGCCCTGTGGGCGACAGTGCCGCCATGGCCCGCGCCATGAACGACGCGTTGCGCCAGCCGCCCACGCCCGAAGTCATCGCGGCCCTCGCGTCCTCCTATTCGGTCGCCCGGATCGCCGATCAGTTCGTCGCGGAGGTCATGGCATGA
- a CDS encoding lipopolysaccharide biosynthesis protein: MSESISENPLHPKSLTHSSLGHFLWMFGGGSVQAILKILVLMILSRLLTPAEFGLVAAATTIVALAEVFGKIGIAPSIVQARVLTPEHIRTGTTATLVSGVLVGVVVYAIAEPLGRLYAIEALAPLVRVFAFLFVLRALGLVSEALIQRESGFRGLAVITVLSYMIGYAGVAIVLALLGFGVWALVAGQMAQVALQSLLLIHFAGYRLRPGFDYPKFKGMLRFGFGTTLAQIGNYAALNVDYFIVGRVLGVEPLGLYSRAYLLLSQPANLVGNMADKVLFPVLASVQTDFARVMRAYEKTLALTAITQIPLSIYLCVYGQEVVHFLMGRQWGAAVLPFQIMVCSLYFRTAYKFTGTVLRAIGAVYQAALLQWTYAGLVALGAVVGVTFGLTGVAIGTTAAVVIFFFLGQVLLAFRHGLLIGQSFFTLLRHMAVGLVYAILLFGSRQLEEPLGLPPWAGLAIGAGVGVVIYVGLHKFWPRALGPEREAIASLARRFLRR; encoded by the coding sequence ATGTCCGAATCAATTTCCGAGAACCCGTTGCACCCCAAGTCATTGACCCACTCGTCACTGGGCCACTTCCTCTGGATGTTCGGCGGCGGAAGCGTTCAGGCGATCCTGAAGATCCTCGTCCTCATGATCCTCTCGCGGCTGCTGACACCGGCCGAGTTCGGGCTCGTCGCCGCCGCAACCACCATCGTCGCCCTGGCCGAAGTCTTCGGCAAGATCGGGATCGCCCCATCCATAGTGCAGGCACGGGTCCTAACGCCCGAGCATATCCGCACGGGAACGACGGCCACTCTGGTATCCGGCGTGCTGGTCGGGGTCGTAGTCTATGCCATCGCGGAACCGCTCGGCCGGCTCTACGCGATCGAGGCGCTTGCGCCGCTCGTGCGGGTCTTTGCCTTTCTCTTCGTGCTGCGCGCGCTCGGACTCGTGTCCGAGGCCCTGATCCAGAGGGAAAGCGGGTTTCGCGGGCTCGCGGTGATCACGGTGCTCAGTTACATGATCGGCTATGCCGGGGTCGCCATCGTGCTTGCCCTGCTCGGCTTTGGTGTCTGGGCGCTGGTCGCGGGGCAGATGGCGCAGGTGGCGCTACAGTCGCTGCTCCTCATCCATTTCGCGGGCTACCGGCTGCGGCCCGGCTTCGACTATCCCAAGTTCAAGGGCATGCTGCGGTTCGGCTTCGGCACGACACTTGCCCAGATCGGGAATTACGCTGCGCTCAATGTCGATTACTTCATCGTCGGCCGCGTTCTGGGGGTCGAGCCGCTGGGGCTATACTCGCGTGCCTACCTGCTCTTGTCGCAGCCCGCGAACCTCGTCGGGAACATGGCCGACAAGGTGCTGTTTCCGGTGCTGGCCTCGGTCCAGACGGATTTCGCACGGGTCATGCGCGCCTATGAGAAAACCCTCGCGCTGACGGCGATCACGCAGATCCCTCTCTCTATATATCTATGTGTCTACGGGCAGGAGGTCGTGCACTTCCTGATGGGCAGGCAATGGGGCGCTGCCGTGCTGCCGTTCCAGATCATGGTCTGCTCGCTCTATTTCAGGACGGCCTACAAGTTCACCGGAACGGTGTTGCGCGCTATCGGCGCGGTCTATCAGGCGGCCCTGTTGCAGTGGACCTATGCGGGTCTCGTGGCGCTGGGCGCGGTCGTCGGCGTGACATTCGGACTGACCGGCGTGGCGATTGGCACCACGGCGGCGGTGGTGATCTTTTTCTTCCTAGGACAGGTGCTTCTGGCCTTTCGGCATGGCCTGCTCATCGGGCAAAGCTTCTTCACGCTTCTGCGGCATATGGCGGTCGGCTTGGTTTACGCGATCCTGCTCTTTGGCTCGAGGCAGCTGGAAGAGCCGCTCGGGCTTCCCCCATGGGCGGGCCTTGCCATCGGGGCTGGCGTGGGCGTCGTGATCTATGTCGGGCTGCACAAGTTCTGGCCCCGTGCGCTTGGCCCCGAACGCGAAGCCATCGCGAGCCTTGCCCGTCGTTTCCTGCGTCGTTGA
- a CDS encoding sugar transferase codes for MSDLTDTALSKTPLFSWRATKADSRTQVTARIASRPDVNRYDHPSAGGAPLSPVLDGAQDGRLTIADVTVREGAITEPSSMMLTVGSADVAPSRVRPFGLPSRSLRFRISKRCIDIVGSGIGLVLLAPLLTGCAIAIKATSRGPVFFRQDRYGLNSELFSIYKFRTMHTDLGDKTGVQQTTKGDPRITRVGAFLRKTSFDELPQLLNVLFGQMSLVGPRPHVPNMIAAGVRYEDFDARYLDRHAMVPGITGLAQVTGFRGETTTYEAAKGRINKDIEYCQTATIATDIKIILKTIRCEFFSGSGF; via the coding sequence ATGAGCGACCTGACCGACACTGCTTTGTCCAAGACGCCATTGTTTTCCTGGAGAGCGACGAAGGCAGATTCCCGCACGCAAGTGACTGCGAGAATAGCCTCGCGCCCCGATGTGAACCGCTACGACCATCCTTCCGCAGGCGGGGCGCCTTTGAGCCCCGTTCTGGATGGGGCGCAGGACGGTCGTTTGACGATTGCCGATGTTACCGTGCGCGAGGGCGCCATTACCGAGCCGTCTTCCATGATGCTGACCGTGGGGTCAGCTGACGTCGCCCCGAGCCGGGTACGGCCCTTCGGCCTGCCCAGCCGGTCGCTCCGGTTCCGGATCTCCAAGCGCTGCATCGACATCGTCGGCTCCGGTATCGGCCTTGTCCTTCTGGCGCCACTGCTCACGGGATGCGCCATCGCCATCAAGGCGACCAGCCGCGGTCCGGTCTTTTTCCGGCAGGATCGCTATGGTCTCAACAGTGAGTTGTTCAGCATTTACAAGTTCCGCACGATGCACACCGACCTTGGTGACAAGACTGGCGTGCAGCAGACCACCAAGGGCGATCCCCGCATCACCAGGGTCGGGGCCTTCCTGCGAAAGACCTCCTTCGATGAGCTGCCGCAGCTTCTGAACGTGCTCTTCGGGCAGATGTCGCTGGTGGGTCCGCGCCCGCATGTGCCGAACATGATCGCCGCCGGGGTCCGCTATGAGGACTTCGATGCGCGCTACCTCGACCGCCACGCCATGGTGCCCGGGATCACGGGTCTGGCCCAGGTCACCGGTTTTCGGGGTGAGACGACAACTTATGAAGCTGCAAAGGGACGCATCAACAAGGACATCGAATACTGTCAGACCGCGACGATCGCGACCGACATCAAAATCATTCTGAAAACCATTCGCTGTGAATTTTTTAGCGGGAGCGGCTTCTGA
- a CDS encoding glycosyltransferase: MSDAFYDAPAPTTSGAKATTIKARPTLTFLINSMEGGGAERAMANLLRHLSGHLPKMKVDLVLLDDLPVVQDIPDWVNLVVLDGRGSMLRSARVLARYFLRARPQICVSYLARSNALNVILSKLIRHRAVISERVQTTSHLKSARASALYRYITWLTYPRAFRVIAVSEGVADDLVENFAVARDRTRVIGNPIDGAALAKAAQETPAIDLPPRYILAVGRMVVNKNFEMLLHGYAKARPEADLVILGDGPEREALERLVTTLGLDGRVHMPGFVKNPYPVMAGAEALVSCSNAEGFPNTIIEAMALATPVIATDCPSGPSVVLRGKALKGAPIESNARDGLLIRMGASDELAQALELFEDPDRRHQFAARAHARAQAFGVDAVVRDFLDVIETSTRT; encoded by the coding sequence ATGAGTGATGCGTTCTACGACGCCCCGGCCCCGACAACGTCCGGCGCAAAGGCTACCACGATCAAGGCCAGGCCAACCCTGACCTTCCTCATCAACTCGATGGAAGGCGGCGGCGCGGAGCGTGCTATGGCCAATCTGCTTCGCCACCTGTCCGGACACCTTCCGAAGATGAAAGTGGATCTCGTGCTCCTCGACGATCTTCCCGTGGTTCAGGACATCCCGGACTGGGTGAACCTCGTGGTGCTGGATGGGCGCGGTTCAATGCTGCGCTCTGCCAGGGTGCTTGCGCGCTACTTCCTGCGCGCCCGTCCACAGATCTGCGTGAGCTACCTTGCCCGCTCGAATGCCCTCAACGTCATTCTCTCGAAACTGATCCGCCACCGGGCGGTCATCTCGGAACGTGTCCAGACAACGAGCCACCTCAAGAGCGCCCGCGCCAGTGCGCTCTACCGCTACATCACCTGGCTGACCTATCCGCGCGCCTTCCGCGTGATTGCAGTGAGCGAGGGCGTCGCCGACGATCTGGTCGAGAATTTCGCCGTCGCGCGCGACAGGACCCGTGTGATCGGAAACCCGATCGACGGGGCCGCCCTTGCAAAGGCGGCGCAGGAGACGCCCGCCATCGACCTGCCCCCGCGCTATATCCTCGCGGTCGGCCGTATGGTGGTGAACAAGAATTTCGAGATGCTTCTCCACGGCTATGCGAAAGCCAGGCCCGAGGCGGATCTCGTGATCCTGGGAGACGGTCCGGAGCGCGAGGCTCTGGAACGGCTGGTCACGACACTCGGTCTCGACGGCCGCGTGCACATGCCCGGCTTCGTCAAGAACCCCTATCCGGTCATGGCCGGCGCCGAGGCGCTCGTGTCCTGTTCGAATGCCGAGGGGTTCCCCAACACGATCATCGAGGCGATGGCGCTTGCCACGCCGGTGATCGCCACCGACTGCCCCTCGGGTCCTTCCGTGGTGCTGCGGGGCAAGGCGCTCAAGGGCGCCCCGATAGAGAGCAACGCCCGTGACGGATTGCTGATCCGCATGGGGGCCAGCGACGAGTTGGCCCAAGCGTTGGAATTGTTCGAAGACCCGGACCGCCGTCACCAATTCGCAGCCCGTGCCCATGCGCGCGCGCAGGCCTTTGGCGTCGACGCGGTGGTCCGGGACTTTCTCGATGTGATCGAGACAAGCACGCGGACCTGA
- a CDS encoding polysaccharide biosynthesis/export family protein: MNRKQPMNTVRQGLSPITLALACLPFLGVLPPTVASAQELSTVQVSRGYPLGAGDVLRLEFLNRPDIALSIPVELTGYANFPFAGSVLVAGRTVEELRAELPVLLQGAVLREEVGNDMRSNKVEGSELILSVQQYRPVVVAGDVTEPGEVDFSVGMTVRMAIFKAQGIGSLRNGSSESINLFRTRAEIGRVVTRHAVLAALVEERDAVTVDSLVLPTNTGLSAENIVGRANADLALERAKIEQEKGREQLRIDTAAERVTSSRARVESLEAAEADEIANVERLEALMERRLVSSEVMNDARRNSLQTSEFRRKASDDASSAMLEWEELVVTARIENINRQQLWRTEMNALDAELDVLMVALASAWGQDATATVYRQTVTGVEHLTLRMDDMLMPGDMVELDQTWVGQ; the protein is encoded by the coding sequence ATGAACCGCAAACAGCCGATGAACACCGTCCGACAAGGACTCTCACCCATCACCCTGGCGCTCGCCTGCTTGCCGTTTCTGGGGGTGTTGCCGCCCACGGTCGCGTCGGCCCAGGAGTTGAGCACGGTGCAGGTTTCGCGCGGCTATCCGCTTGGCGCAGGTGACGTGCTGCGGCTCGAGTTCCTCAACCGGCCCGACATCGCCCTGAGCATCCCGGTCGAACTGACCGGATACGCCAATTTCCCCTTCGCGGGGTCCGTTCTGGTCGCGGGCCGCACGGTCGAGGAGTTACGTGCGGAACTGCCGGTGCTGCTACAGGGCGCCGTCCTGCGCGAGGAAGTCGGCAACGACATGCGCTCGAACAAGGTCGAGGGCTCCGAACTCATTCTCTCGGTGCAGCAGTATCGACCCGTCGTCGTGGCGGGTGACGTCACCGAGCCCGGCGAAGTGGACTTCTCGGTCGGGATGACCGTGCGCATGGCCATTTTCAAGGCGCAAGGGATCGGATCGCTGCGCAACGGGTCGTCGGAGTCCATCAACCTCTTCCGCACCCGCGCCGAGATCGGGCGCGTCGTCACCCGGCACGCCGTCCTGGCCGCTCTGGTCGAAGAGCGTGACGCCGTCACCGTCGACTCTCTGGTGCTTCCCACCAACACCGGGCTCTCCGCCGAAAACATCGTCGGCCGCGCCAATGCCGACCTCGCCCTTGAGCGGGCCAAGATCGAACAGGAAAAAGGCCGTGAACAGCTTCGCATCGACACCGCCGCCGAACGTGTCACCTCGTCGCGCGCCCGCGTCGAAAGCCTCGAAGCCGCGGAAGCCGATGAAATCGCCAATGTCGAACGTCTTGAGGCCCTGATGGAACGCAGGCTCGTCAGTTCCGAAGTCATGAACGATGCCCGGCGCAACAGCCTTCAGACGTCGGAGTTCCGGCGCAAGGCCAGCGACGACGCCTCGTCCGCCATGCTCGAATGGGAAGAGCTTGTCGTTACCGCCCGGATCGAGAACATCAACCGCCAGCAGCTCTGGCGCACCGAGATGAACGCGCTCGACGCCGAGCTGGACGTGCTCATGGTCGCGCTCGCCTCGGCCTGGGGACAGGACGCCACCGCGACGGTCTATCGCCAGACGGTCACCGGGGTCGAGCATCTGACCCTGCGCATGGACGACATGCTGATGCCCGGCGACATGGTCGAGCTCGACCAGACCTGGGTGGGCCAATGA
- a CDS encoding sulfotransferase family 2 domain-containing protein: MPIFRISGKTILFLHIPKAGGTSVEEFLAQHSGESFRMTLNTERLPCVPQHFHGEMIEKLFAPDFFDYAFSVTRNPYARILSEYNYRMQHRHKPYRWFPVPSFETWLKTTLGRYRRDPYVYSNHIRPQIAFRIAGSRSFRLEDQIGNLMSELAEETGVDAPPALPHANRSTKRATAMTEAAAQLIQDFYAMDFETFGYSRDSFRDL; the protein is encoded by the coding sequence TTGCCAATATTCAGGATTTCCGGAAAGACGATCCTCTTCCTTCATATTCCGAAGGCGGGAGGCACTTCGGTCGAAGAGTTTCTGGCGCAGCATTCGGGGGAAAGCTTCCGGATGACGCTTAATACCGAGCGTCTGCCCTGCGTCCCGCAGCATTTCCACGGCGAGATGATCGAGAAGCTCTTCGCACCTGATTTCTTCGACTATGCCTTCAGCGTCACGCGTAATCCCTATGCTCGCATCCTGAGCGAATATAATTACCGCATGCAGCACCGGCACAAACCCTATCGCTGGTTCCCGGTGCCCAGTTTTGAAACCTGGCTCAAGACGACGCTGGGCCGCTACCGCCGCGATCCTTATGTCTATTCGAACCATATCCGTCCCCAGATCGCCTTTCGCATCGCCGGGAGCCGGTCGTTCCGGCTTGAGGATCAGATCGGGAATCTGATGTCCGAACTGGCCGAGGAGACGGGCGTCGATGCGCCGCCCGCGTTGCCTCATGCCAATCGCTCGACCAAACGCGCCACGGCGATGACCGAGGCGGCTGCGCAGCTGATCCAGGATTTCTATGCGATGGATTTCGAGACTTTCGGCTACAGCCGGGACAGTTTTCGCGACCTTTGA